One genomic region from Haloterrigena gelatinilytica encodes:
- a CDS encoding potassium channel family protein has protein sequence MRFVIVGYGRVGSRTARIMTEEGHDVVVVDNDPDRIDRAESDGFETVRGDGADEATLVDAGIEDAVAIGAFTPDLNVNFAACMVGDHHGCRTVLRIDEDYRQDIYEKYAADVDEIIYPERLGAAGAKTAMLGGDFNVVADIASNLQLTVLEIADDSPAVGKRMSELELPGGARIYAHGRARDSLTIPLPGTELAAGDEIAVITETDRAEEVRETLLPASA, from the coding sequence ATGAGATTCGTCATCGTGGGGTACGGACGGGTCGGGTCGCGAACCGCTCGGATCATGACCGAGGAGGGACACGACGTCGTCGTCGTCGACAACGACCCCGATCGGATCGATCGAGCCGAGTCCGACGGGTTCGAGACGGTTCGGGGCGACGGGGCCGACGAAGCGACGCTCGTCGACGCGGGAATCGAGGACGCCGTCGCCATCGGCGCCTTCACGCCGGACCTGAACGTCAACTTCGCGGCCTGCATGGTCGGCGACCACCACGGCTGCCGGACCGTCCTCCGGATCGACGAGGACTACCGCCAGGACATCTACGAGAAGTACGCCGCGGACGTCGACGAGATCATCTACCCCGAGCGCCTCGGCGCGGCCGGGGCCAAGACGGCCATGCTCGGCGGCGACTTCAACGTCGTCGCCGACATCGCGTCGAACCTGCAGCTGACCGTCCTCGAGATCGCCGACGACTCGCCGGCGGTCGGCAAGCGAATGAGCGAACTCGAGCTCCCCGGCGGCGCGCGGATCTACGCCCACGGACGGGCACGCGACTCGCTGACGATCCCGCTACCGGGAACCGAACTCGCCGCCGGCGACGAGATCGCGGTCATCACAGAGACCGACCGCGCCGAAGAGGTCCGGGAGACGCTCTTGCCCGCCAGCGCTTGA
- a CDS encoding GntP family permease: MLDGIALVVLLLAAVAFIIVATAKLELHAFLALLIAAYLTGLVAGLDPAEAAELVTDGFGGILGYIGIVIIAGTIIGTCLERSGAAIVIAETILDYVGEKYTTQVMAVTGSVVSIPVFCDSGFVILSGLNRSLAQRSGLSLSTLSVALAGGLYVTHVFVPPTPGPIAAAGIIGADIGLVMLAGLVVSVPVVFVAAIWADRVASNYHIDPDPEMTIDEIKAEYGTMPSRAASFAPLLVPIALIAVGSIAAYPEAEDPAFVTGTLQRWLLFLGDPAVALLIGAFAAFAIVPSFTTEVTDDWVSDGITNAAVILAVTGAGGAFGEVLSALPLEDLITGALGDLGIGLFAAFLVAAAMKTALGSSTVAILTTASLMAPLLGSLGLDTEIGQVFTVLAIGAGAMTVSHANDSYFWIITEFSDMETATAYQAWTVGTLVLGVSSIVWIALLQQLVTLAF, encoded by the coding sequence ATGCTCGACGGAATCGCACTGGTCGTGTTGTTGCTCGCGGCGGTGGCGTTTATCATCGTCGCGACGGCGAAGTTGGAGTTACACGCGTTTCTCGCGCTGTTGATCGCGGCGTATCTGACCGGACTGGTCGCCGGGCTCGATCCGGCCGAAGCCGCCGAACTGGTCACCGACGGCTTCGGCGGCATCCTCGGCTACATCGGGATCGTCATCATCGCCGGCACGATCATCGGCACCTGCCTCGAGCGCTCGGGGGCCGCGATCGTCATCGCGGAGACGATCCTCGACTACGTCGGCGAGAAGTACACGACGCAGGTGATGGCGGTCACGGGCAGCGTCGTCAGCATTCCCGTCTTCTGTGACTCCGGGTTCGTCATCCTCTCGGGGCTCAACCGCTCGCTCGCCCAGCGGTCCGGGCTCTCGCTGTCGACCCTGAGCGTCGCGCTGGCCGGCGGCCTCTACGTGACCCACGTCTTCGTTCCGCCGACGCCCGGCCCGATCGCGGCCGCGGGGATCATCGGCGCCGACATCGGCCTGGTGATGCTCGCCGGACTCGTGGTCAGCGTCCCCGTCGTCTTCGTCGCCGCGATCTGGGCCGACCGCGTCGCGTCGAACTACCACATCGATCCCGACCCCGAGATGACGATCGACGAGATCAAGGCCGAGTACGGGACGATGCCCTCGCGGGCGGCCTCGTTCGCCCCGCTGCTCGTCCCGATCGCGCTCATCGCCGTCGGCTCCATCGCGGCCTACCCCGAGGCGGAGGATCCGGCCTTCGTCACCGGAACGCTCCAGCGCTGGCTCCTGTTCCTCGGCGACCCCGCCGTCGCGCTGCTCATCGGCGCGTTCGCCGCCTTCGCGATCGTTCCCTCGTTCACGACCGAGGTCACCGACGACTGGGTCTCCGACGGGATCACCAACGCCGCGGTCATCCTCGCGGTCACCGGCGCCGGCGGCGCGTTCGGCGAGGTCCTCTCGGCGCTGCCGCTCGAGGACCTCATCACCGGTGCGCTCGGCGATCTGGGGATCGGTCTGTTCGCCGCCTTCCTCGTCGCCGCGGCGATGAAGACGGCGCTCGGCTCCTCGACGGTCGCGATCCTGACGACCGCCAGCCTGATGGCGCCGCTGCTCGGCTCGCTCGGACTCGACACCGAGATCGGACAGGTCTTTACCGTCCTCGCGATCGGCGCCGGGGCGATGACCGTCAGCCACGCCAACGACTCCTACTTCTGGATCATCACGGAGTTCTCGGACATGGAGACGGCGACGGCCTACCAGGCCTGGACCGTCGGCACACTCGTGCTCGGCGTCTCCAGCATCGTCTGGATCGCCCTCCTCCAGCAGCTCGTCACGCTGGCCTTCTGA